From the Astatotilapia calliptera chromosome 6, fAstCal1.2, whole genome shotgun sequence genome, one window contains:
- the LOC113024703 gene encoding putative nuclease HARBI1 produces the protein MACHFLEEPVDREAQILRRALRRERVIRARLDILSFPDDFLCERYRFSAQSISYLDNILRPYITHVTHRGHALSSLHIICIALRFFANGSFLYNIGDAEHVSKATVCRAVRNVTVALKRLLYPSVVFPGHRPTRFIKEGCHKIAGIPGVISCTDGTHIPIIAPSVNEGDYVNRKSFHSINVQIICDAANIITNVEAKWPGSVHDSQIFRECTLSTKFGHGEFTGYLLGDRGYPCLPYLLTPYPDPEPGPQQRYNLANCRTRARIEMTIGMLKARFQCLQRLRVTPERACDIIVACVILHNIATIRGEHCP, from the exons atggcgtgccacttccttgaagagccagtagatcgtgaagcccaaattctccgcagagctctccgccgggagagagtgatcagagcgcgtttggacattttatcatttcctgatgattttctgtgcgaacgttaccgtttctcagcacaatctataagttatttggataacatcctcaggccatatattacgcatgtgacacatcgcggacatgctctcagttcattgcatattatttgtattgcacttcggttttttgcaaacgggagctttctgtataatattggtgacgctgagcacgtttccaaggctaccgtctgtcgggcagtcaggaatgttacagttgcactgaaacgtctcctgtacccgtctgtggtgttccccggtcacagacccacaagattcatcaaagagggatgccacaaaattgcaggta tcccaggcgtgattagctgtacagatggcactcacattccaatcattgctccttcagtaaatgaaggagactatgtgaacaggaagtctttccacagcattaatgtacag atcatatgtgatgctgccaacattatcacaaatgtggaagccaagtggccaggctctgtccatgactcacaaatattccgtgaatgtacactgagcacaaaatttggacatg gagagttcactggctacttgcttggtgatagggggtatccatgtttaccctatttgcttaccccttaccctgaccctgaaccgggcccacagcagcgatataatctggctaattgcaggacaagagccagaattgaaatgactatcggaatgcttaaggcccggttccagtgcctgcaaagactcagggtcaccccagaaagggcatgtgacattattgtggcatgtgtgattcttcacaacattgccacaattagaggagaacactgtcct